In the Sinorhizobium fredii USDA 257 genome, CTCGCCGACATCGGCTTCTTTCGAGACGTGGCGGAAGTCCGACGCGTCTCGACGCTTCCGCCAGTACCGCGGCCAAACTGTCGAAGTGCTGTCGGGAGAAGGGTTGAGGACGGCCAGGTGCACTGGGGTCGGTGACATCGAGAGGCGGACAGGTTCTCGACAGCAGGGCAGGGCCAAGGTGAGCCCGCCGCCGCCGTGGCGGCCCGTTTCCAAAGGAGCCGCTCGTGAAATCGATGCTTATCTGTGTGTTGGCGACCGTCGTCCTTCCCACCTTCGCATTTGCGGACGATGACAACGCGTCGTGCACGAAAGAGCCGCAGTCAGCCTGGATGAAACCTGACGCCGCCGGTTCGAAGCTAGAGGAGGCGGGCTATACGGACATACGCAACGTCAAGGTGGCCGGCACGTGCTACGAAATTTACGCGTTCACGGCCAAGCATGAGCGCGCTGAGGTCTACATGAACCCCGTGACGGGCGAAATCGTCAAAGCGGAGCTGGAAGACTGATGCCCAAGTCAGCGGCTGGAAGGCGGGAGGCGTTGGCTTCCCGCAACGGAGATGTTCGGGTTTGGGACCCGGTCGTCCGGCTTTTCCACTGGGGCCTGGTCGCCTGCTGCGTCATCAACCTCTTTCTGCTGCCACCGGGCAAGAGCGTGCACCGCTATGTCGGCTATGCTGCAATGGCGCTGATCGCATTGCGCTTCGTCTGGGGATTCGTCGGCACGAGACATGCGCGCTTTGCCGATTTCGTTCGCGGCCCCTCGGCCGTTGCGAGCTACCTGTTCGCCTTTGCCGCAGGCAGAGCGGAGCGCCATGTGGGACACAACCCCGCCGCAGGCTGGGTGATGATCCTGCTGATGGTTTTGCTGGCGGCCGTCGGCACCTCCGGCTGGCTGACGACGCTCGATGCCTTCTGGGGCAACAAGGCGCTCGGGGAAACTCACGAGTTGCTGGCAAATTCGCTGATGATCGTAGCTGGGTTGCACGCATCGGCGGCGGTCGTTGAAAGTTGGCACCTCAAGGAAAACCTCATATGGTCGATGGTCACCGGCCGTAAGAAGGGTTGAGTTCAGGAAAACGCATGCGCCTGCTGCTCGTCGAAGACAGTCCCCGCCTCATCGAGCTTGTTGGCGAGACCATGCGTGATGCGGGCTGGCGGCTCGACGCGGTCTCGAGTGTCAACGAAGCCGAGGCGGCGATCGGCGGGCGGGAGCACGATCTCGTCCTTCTCGACCTGGGCCTGCCGGATGGCGACGGCCTCGATCTTCTGAAATGGATAAGGCAGCAGCACGCCGGGTTACCTGTCCTGGTTATCACCGCCCGCGGCTCCGTCGACGAACGCGTCCAGGGGCTCGATGCCGGGGCTGACGATTATCTGGTGAAGCCTTTCCACCATCGCGAATTGCTTTCCCGATGCCGGGCCATGCTGAGGCGCAATCCGCACGCCATACAGCCAGTGCTCGAGGCCGGGGCGTTGCGCTTCGATCCAGCCACCGCAGAGCTGACCTGTGATGGGGTCATCGTCGCGCTTCCACCGCGCGAACGCTCGCTGATCGAGATATTGATGCGCGAGGTCGGGCGCGTCGTTCCGAAACGCCGGCTGGAGATCGCCCTCTCGGAATATGGGCAGGAGCTCAGTTCCAATGCGCTGGAGCTTGCCGTTTCCAGAGTTCGGAAGCGATTGCAGCCGCTGGACACAGGCGTACAGATC is a window encoding:
- a CDS encoding PepSY domain-containing protein, with translation MLICVLATVVLPTFAFADDDNASCTKEPQSAWMKPDAAGSKLEEAGYTDIRNVKVAGTCYEIYAFTAKHERAEVYMNPVTGEIVKAELED
- a CDS encoding cytochrome b/b6 domain-containing protein, with amino-acid sequence MPKSAAGRREALASRNGDVRVWDPVVRLFHWGLVACCVINLFLLPPGKSVHRYVGYAAMALIALRFVWGFVGTRHARFADFVRGPSAVASYLFAFAAGRAERHVGHNPAAGWVMILLMVLLAAVGTSGWLTTLDAFWGNKALGETHELLANSLMIVAGLHASAAVVESWHLKENLIWSMVTGRKKG
- a CDS encoding response regulator, with amino-acid sequence MRLLLVEDSPRLIELVGETMRDAGWRLDAVSSVNEAEAAIGGREHDLVLLDLGLPDGDGLDLLKWIRQQHAGLPVLVITARGSVDERVQGLDAGADDYLVKPFHHRELLSRCRAMLRRNPHAIQPVLEAGALRFDPATAELTCDGVIVALPPRERSLIEILMREVGRVVPKRRLEIALSEYGQELSSNALELAVSRVRKRLQPLDTGVQIETVRGIGYLLRAAA